One stretch of Mus pahari chromosome 15, PAHARI_EIJ_v1.1, whole genome shotgun sequence DNA includes these proteins:
- the Siglec15 gene encoding sialic acid-binding Ig-like lectin 15 produces the protein MEGSLQLLACVACVLQMGSLVKTRRDASGDMLNTEVHSAPAQRWSMQVPAEVSAEAGDAAVLPCTFTHPHRHYDGPLTAIWRSGEPYAGPQVFRCTAAPGSELCQTALSLHGRFRLLGNPRRNDLSLRVERLALADSGRYFCRVEFTGDAHDRYESRHGVRLRVTAAPRIVNISVLPGPAHAFRALCTAEGEPPPALAWSGPALGNSSAALQGQGHGYQVTAELPALTRDGRYTCTAANSLGRAEASVYLFRFHGAPGASTLALLLGALGLKALLLLGILGARATRSRLDHLVPQDTPPRSQAQESNYENLSQRSPPGHQLPRVCCEELLSHPHPVIHHEK, from the exons ATGGAGGGGTCCCTCCAACTCCTGGCCTGCGTGGCATGTGTGCTTCAGATGG GATCCCTTGTGAAAACTAGAAGAGACGCTTCAGGGGATATGCTCAACACAGAGGTGCACA GTGCCCCAGCGCAGCGCTGGTCCATGCAGGTGCCCGCCGAGGTGAGCGCAGAGGCTGGCGACGCGGCGGTGCTGCCCTGCACCTTCACGCACCCGCACCGCCACTACGACGGGCCGCTGACCGCCATCTGGCGCTCGGGCGAGCCGTACGCGGGCCCGCAGGTGTTCCGCTGCACCGCGGCGCCGGGCAGCGAGCTGTGCCAGACGGCGCTGAGCCTGCACGGCCGCTTCCGCCTGCTGGGCAACCCGCGCCGCAACGACCTGTCCCTGCGCGTCGAGCGCCTCGCCCTGGCGGACAGCGGCCGCTACTTCTGCCGCGTGGAGTTCACCGGCGACGCCCACGATCGCTATGAGAGCCGCCACGGGGTCCGGCTGCGCGTGACTG CTGCGCCTCGGATCGTCAACATCTCGGTGCTGCCCGGCCCCGCGCACGCCTTCCGCGCGCTCTGCACCGCCGAGGGGGAGCCCCCGCCTGCCCTCGCCTGGTCGGGCCCCGCCCTGGGCAACAGCTCGGCTGCCCTGCAGGGCCAGGGTCACGGCTACCAGGTGACCGCCGAGTTGCCCGCGCTGACCCGCGACGGCCGCTACACGTGCACGGCAGCCAATAGCCTGGGCCGCGCCGAGGCCAGCGTTTACCTGTTCCGCTTCCATGGCGCCCCCGGAGCCTCGACCCTGGCGCTCCTGCTGGGCGCGCTGGGCCTCAAGGCCTTGCTGCTGCTTGGCATTCTGGGTGCGCGTGCCACCCGAAGCCGACTAG ATCACCTGGTCCCCCAGGACACCCCTCCACG GTCTCAGGCTCAGGAGTCCAATTATGAAAATTTGAGCCAGAGGAGCCCCCCAGGCCACCAGCTGCCACGTGTTTGCTGTGAGGAACTCCTCAGCCACCCCCATCCAGTCATTCATCATGAAAAATAA